The Drosophila bipectinata strain 14024-0381.07 chromosome 2L, DbipHiC1v2, whole genome shotgun sequence genome has a segment encoding these proteins:
- the shv gene encoding dnaJ homolog shv yields the protein MQLFKFVILAQLALLLVDEALAGGRDFYKILNVKRNANTNEIKKAYRRLAKELHPDKNKDDPDASTKFQDLGAAYEVLSNADKRKTYDRCGEECLKKEGMMDHGGDPFASFFGDFGFHFGNGDPHQQDTPRGADIVMNMYVSLEELYSGNFVEIVRNKPVMKPASGTRKCNCRQEMVTRNLGPGRFQMIQQSVCDECPNVKLVNEERTLEIEVEQGMVDGQETRFVAEGEPHIDGEPGDLIVRVQQMPHPRFLRKDDDLYTNVTISLQDALVGFTMEIKHLDGHLVPVTREKITWPGARIRKKGEGMPNFENNNLTGNLYITFDVEFPKKDLSEEDKEALKKILDQASINRIYNGL from the exons ATGCAGCTATTCAAGTTTGTGATACTGGCCCAGTTGGCCCTCTTGCTGGTGGACGAGGCGCTGGCCGGCGGCAGAGACTTCTACAAAATTCTGAACGTAAAGCGAAATGCCAAcacaaatgaaataaaaaaggcGTACCGACGCCTGGCAAAGGAATTGCATCCAGATAAGAACAAGGACGATCCGGATGCCTCCACCAAGTTCCAGGACCTGGGAGCAGCCTACGAGGTCCTGTCCAATGCCGATAAGCGAAAGACCTACGACCGGTGCGGCGAGGAGTGCCTGAAGAAGGAGGGAATGATGGATCATGGCGGCGATCCTTTCGCCAGCTTCTTCGGCGACTTTGGCTTTCACTTCGGCAACGGCGATCCCCACCAGCAGGACACGCCCCGCGGTGCCGACATCGTCATGAACATGTACGTGTCCCTTGAGGAGCTCTACTCTGGCAACTTTGTGGAGATTGTGCGCAACAAGCCCGTGATGAAGCCCGCCTCCGGCACCCGCAAGTGTAACTGCCGCCAGGAGATGGTCACCCGTAATCTGGGACCAGGCCGCTTCCAGATGATCCAGCAGTCGGTGTGCGACGAATGTCCCAACGTCAAGCTGGTCAACGAGGAACGCACTCTGGAAATCGAGGTGGAGCAGGGCATGGTCGATGGCCAGGAGACGCGGTTCGTGGCCGAGGGTGAGCCCCATATCGACGGCGAGCCGGGAGATCTTATCGTGCGCGTGCAGCAGATGCCGCATCCACGTTTCCTGCGCAAGGACGACGATCTGTACACCAATGTCACCATCAGCCTGCAAGACGCCCTCGTTGGCTTCACCATGGAGATCAAACACCTAGATGGACACTTAGTGCCCGTTACCCGCGAGAAGATAACCTGGCCGGGTGCTCGTATTCGCAAGAAGGGCGAAGGAATGCCAAACTTTGAAAACAACAACCTGACGGGCAATCTGTACATCACTTTCGATGTGGAGTTCCCCAAGAAGGACCTCTCCGAGGAGGACAAGGAAG CGCTCAAGAAAATACTCGACCAAGCATCCATCAATCGCATCTACAATGGACTGTGA
- the LOC108118640 gene encoding uncharacterized protein isoform X1, with translation MSPKYHHFEIALVYFLLLIPWPPTNVLRLLCSRDNSRLVRKIVRSKWTPILDKHQVKLPLECPLHPFRDVFAPRQDAKQRDRPTQWTCRKCGKSFYQEKHLDLHFDTRHKQIINEAEDSVCLADFCDIMRCEVFETEDASSLKFGDQHIVTDIEVWGDSLGQNSALAKANAAYLSLIPRTSTLGASRAAKVQNRQLPPDSKPSQDQSPAGERTPHPHTHSHFHHTRERATTTTANPLRLDAIPEDGSAARPKSAGEKLLHKLKELGKAHLKAGATPPQDSRKQNDTEDDEDEEGAEDGSGSGQPEGSGQATDPAKVEEGSGANGNGNKARANCKPEELSKLKARCEMLLRSCIGGLLLSMSDQAFKEMEEEMNKAVCWYLTCDRYWEDGPLEPRAFPWGLIVILIFVLSTGICFCYYIIWILFDSEETTISANHYHYGQHQGSHSSGIGGGGSIYMPGAGVGHHYHVDYATRHDLDLDAGGIASQQQQQQQQQQLLQEQQYYYQQQQQQQQVQQQQQQRDLYPEQVQYLRHSPRHYIADQRPVAGSGVVVGSVPVGTPTQGAVRSSSSNANTPLHHRPHPVGQHPHLQHRHSTSLAYPQDILDRRDYTSSSGARSMATSSTGSVTVTGVTEPQRHYNTHPRPLDTRHRHVGSSQQSLRASASTHEIVQQEAGLGQNEHYIYVTYPPDLKKRYFE, from the exons ATGTCGCCTAAATATCATCATTTCGAG ATTGCACTGGTCTACTTTCTGCTCCTGATACCATGGCCGCCGACGAATGTGCTGAGGTTGCTGTGTTCCCGAGATAACAGCCGGCTGGTGCGCAAAATAGTGCGCTCCAAATGGACACCAATATTGGACAAGCATCAG GTGAAGCTACCGCTGGAGTGTCCGCTGCATCCTTTCCGGGATGTTTTCGCCCCCAGACAGGATGCCAAGCAGCGGGATCGACCCACTCAGTGGACGTGCCGGAAATGTGGCAAGAGCTTCTATCAGGAGAAGCATCTGGATCTACATTTCGACACACGCCACAAGCAGATTATAAATGAG GCGGAGGATTCTGTTTGCCTGGCCGACTTCTGCGACATCATGCGCTGCGAGGTCTTCGAGACGGAGGATGCCTCGAGCCTGAAGTTCGGCGACCAGCACATCGTCACGGACATCGAGGTCTGGGGCGATTCCTTGGGACAAAATTCCGCCTTGGCCAAAGCGAATGCCGCCTACTTGAGCTTAATACCAAG AACTTCCACATTGGGTGCCTCGCGTGCCGCCAAAGTACAAAACCGTCAATTACCGCCAGACTCCAAGCCCAGTCAGGATCAGTCGCCGGCAGGTGAGCGAACCCCACATCCACACACCCATTCCCACTTCCACCATACCCGAGAGCGTGCAACCACCACCACAGCCAATCCGCTTCGCCTAGATGCAATCCCGGAGGACGGTTCAGCGGCCAGACCCAAGTCGGCGGGCGAGAAGCTGCTCCACAAGCTCAAGGAGCTGGGCAAGGCGCACCTCAAGGCCGGCGCCACACCGCCGCAGGACTCCAGAAAGCAGAACGACACGGAAgatgacgaggacgaggagggGGCGGAGGACGGCTCGGGAAGTGGTCAGCCCGAGGGCAGCGGTCAGGCGACGGATCCAGCCAAAGTGGAAGAGGGTTCCGGCGccaatggcaatggcaacaAGGCCCGGGCCAACTGCAAGCCGGAGGAGCTGAGCAAACTGAAAGCCCGTTGTGAAATGCTTCTGAGGAGCTGCATTGGAGGACTCTTGCTATCCATGTCGGATCAGGCCTTTAAGGAAATGGAAG AGGAAATGAACAAGGCGGTGTGCTGGTACCTAACCTGCGACCGCTACTGGGAAGACGGACCTCTGGAGCCGCGCGCCTTCCCCTGGGGCCTGATTGTCATCCTGATCTTTGTGCTCTCTACGGGGATATGCTTCTGCTACTACATCATCTGGATACTGTTCga CTCCGAAGAGACGACAATCAGTGCGAATCACTACCACTACGGACAGCATCAGGGCAGCCACAGCTCCGGTATCGGAGGCGGAGGGAGCATCTACATGCCCGGAGCCGGAGTGGGTCATCACTACCATGTGGACTATGCCACGCGGCACGACCTCGACCTGGACGCCGGCGGGATAGCTTctcaacaacaacagcagcagcagcagcagcagttgctCCAGGAGCAGCAGTACTAttaccaacagcagcagcagcagcagcaagtgcaacagcagcagcagcagcgggaCTTGTATCCGGAACAGGTGCAATATCTGCGACACAGTCCACGGCATTACATCGCCGATCAGCGTCCAGTGGCGGGATCGGGAGTGGTAGTGGGATCGGTTCCTGTGGGCACACCCACCCAAGGGGCCGTGCGCAGCAGCTCCTCCAACGCCAACACGCCATTGCACCATCGGCCTCATCCGGTGGGTCAGCATCCCCACCTGCAGCACCGTCACTCGACGAGCCTGGCCTACCCACAGGACATTTTAGACCGACGCGACTATACAAGTAGCTCGGGGGCACGATCCATGGCCACCAGTAGCACTGGTTCCGTAACGGTAACGGGAGTCACGGAGCCCCAGAGGCACTATAATACGCATCCGCGTCCTCTGGACACGAGGCATCGCCATGTGGGCTCCTCGCAGCAATCCCTACGTGCCTCCGCCTCCACGCACGAGATCGTGCAACAGGAGGCGGGTCTCGGTCAGAACGAGCACTACATCTATGTGACCTATCCGCCGGACCTCAAGAAGAGGTACTTTGAATAG
- the crq gene encoding protein croquemort, translated as MCCRCCGATQRKVWVFGLGSLFMVLGILTVVFWPDLADHLVEEGLTLKPGTDAYDSWLEAPIPIYLSFYMFNWTNPEEIRNPNVKPNFVEMGPYTFLEKHKKENYTFYDNATVAYYERRTWFFDPERSNGTLDDMVTAAHAITATVADEMRHQRKIVKKIINFMLNTEGGELYVTKPVGEWIFTGYQDDLTDFLNLFNTSAIDIPYTRFGWLADRNESLTYDGLFTIHTGTDDISNLGRLTHWNGKPETGFYDMPCGVVNGTTGDVFPPKMNVNEEITIFATDACRFMNLKPQGTFENHGLTATKWVGTDETLDSGENFPNQKCFCDPERFGDECPKTGVVECKACRDKAPIYSSFPHFYLADQTYIDAVEGMKPEKEKHEFFLAVEPFTGVPVQVHGRIQINMMIEPDDDYDIYRGVPKVLMPMFWFDQYAELSSELASKAKLAINLSSYGVIFGYSMVGFASIFIITGVVLTLTKKWVCEPQEDEQMINTID; from the exons ATGTGCTGCCGGTGTTGTGGGGCAACTCAACGCAAGGTCTGGGTCTTTGGCCTGGGCTCGCTTTTTATGGTACTCGGCATTCTCACAGTGGTCTTCTGGCCAGATCTGGCGGATCATTTGGTCGAGGAG GGCCTCACCCTGAAACCAGGAACTGATGCCTACGACAGCTGGCTGGAGGCTCCCATTCCCATTTATCTGAGCTTCTACATGTTTAATTGGACGAATCCCGAAGAGATTCGAAATCCCAATGTCAAACCCAATTTTGTGGAGATGGGCCCGTACACATTTCTGGAGAAGCACAAGAAGGAAAACTACACCTTCTATGATAATGCCACAGTGGCCTACTATGAGAGACGCACCTGGTTCTTTGATCCGGAGCGGTCCAATGGCACATTAGACGACATGGTGACGGCCGCCCATGCCATTACCGCCACCGTGGCGGATGAGATGCGACACCAGCGGAAAATTGTTAAGAAGATCATTAACTTTATGCTGAACACCGAGGGAGGTGAGCTCTATGTTACTAAGCCTGTGGGAGAGTGGATCTTCACAGGCTACCAGGACGATCTTACGGACTTCCTGAATCTGTTCAACACCTCCGCGATTGATATTCCCTATACGCGTTTCGGCTGGCTGGCGGATCGGAATGAATCGTTGACCTACGACGGTCTGTTCACCATCCACACGGGCACCGATGACATCTCCAACTTGGGCCGACTGACCCACTGGAATGGCAAGCCGGAAACTGGATTCTACGATATGCCCTGCGGCGTCGTCAACGGCACCACTGGCGACGTCTTCCCACCCAAGATGAACGTCAACGAAGAGATCACCATCTTTGCCACCGATGCCTGCCGGTTCATGAACCTGAAACCCCAGGGAACGTTTGAAAATCATGGACTGACAGCCACCAAGTGGGTGGGTACAGACGAGACCCTGGACTCGGGTGAGAACTTCCCCAACCAGAAGTGCTTCTGTGATCCAGAGAGGTTCGGCGACGAGTGTCCCAAAACCGGAGTGGTGGAGTGCAAGGCGTGTCGTGATAAGGCGCCCATTTACTCCTCATTCCCGCACTTCTATTTGGCGGATCAGACGTACATCGATGCAGTGGAGGGCATGAAACCGGAGAAGGAGAAACATGAATTCTTCCTCGCCGTGGAGCCATTTACGGGTGTGCCTGTTCAGGTGCATGGTCGCATCCAGATAAACATGATGATTGAGCCAGATGATGATTATGA CATCTATCGCGGCGTGCCAAAGGTATTGATGCCCATGTTTTGGTTCGATCAGTATGCGGAGCTCTCCTCCGAACTGGCCTCCAAAGCCAAG TTGGCCATCAACCTGTCCAGCTATGGAGTCATCTTTGGCTACTCCATGGTGGGCTTTGCCAGTATTTTCATCATCACCGGCGTTGTACTGACGCTAACCAAGAAGTGGGTGTGTGAGCCCCAGGAGGATGAACAAATGATAAACACCATCGACTAG
- the LOC108118640 gene encoding uncharacterized protein isoform X2 has translation MSPKYHHFEIALVYFLLLIPWPPTNVLRLLCSRDNSRLVRKIVRSKWTPILDKHQVKLPLECPLHPFRDVFAPRQDAKQRDRPTQWTCRKCGKSFYQEKHLDLHFDTRHKQIINEAEDSVCLADFCDIMRCEVFETEDASSLKFGDQHIVTDIEVWGDSLGQNSALAKANAAYLSLIPRTSTLGASRAAKVQNRQLPPDSKPSQDQSPADAIPEDGSAARPKSAGEKLLHKLKELGKAHLKAGATPPQDSRKQNDTEDDEDEEGAEDGSGSGQPEGSGQATDPAKVEEGSGANGNGNKARANCKPEELSKLKARCEMLLRSCIGGLLLSMSDQAFKEMEEEMNKAVCWYLTCDRYWEDGPLEPRAFPWGLIVILIFVLSTGICFCYYIIWILFDSEETTISANHYHYGQHQGSHSSGIGGGGSIYMPGAGVGHHYHVDYATRHDLDLDAGGIASQQQQQQQQQQLLQEQQYYYQQQQQQQQVQQQQQQRDLYPEQVQYLRHSPRHYIADQRPVAGSGVVVGSVPVGTPTQGAVRSSSSNANTPLHHRPHPVGQHPHLQHRHSTSLAYPQDILDRRDYTSSSGARSMATSSTGSVTVTGVTEPQRHYNTHPRPLDTRHRHVGSSQQSLRASASTHEIVQQEAGLGQNEHYIYVTYPPDLKKRYFE, from the exons ATGTCGCCTAAATATCATCATTTCGAG ATTGCACTGGTCTACTTTCTGCTCCTGATACCATGGCCGCCGACGAATGTGCTGAGGTTGCTGTGTTCCCGAGATAACAGCCGGCTGGTGCGCAAAATAGTGCGCTCCAAATGGACACCAATATTGGACAAGCATCAG GTGAAGCTACCGCTGGAGTGTCCGCTGCATCCTTTCCGGGATGTTTTCGCCCCCAGACAGGATGCCAAGCAGCGGGATCGACCCACTCAGTGGACGTGCCGGAAATGTGGCAAGAGCTTCTATCAGGAGAAGCATCTGGATCTACATTTCGACACACGCCACAAGCAGATTATAAATGAG GCGGAGGATTCTGTTTGCCTGGCCGACTTCTGCGACATCATGCGCTGCGAGGTCTTCGAGACGGAGGATGCCTCGAGCCTGAAGTTCGGCGACCAGCACATCGTCACGGACATCGAGGTCTGGGGCGATTCCTTGGGACAAAATTCCGCCTTGGCCAAAGCGAATGCCGCCTACTTGAGCTTAATACCAAG AACTTCCACATTGGGTGCCTCGCGTGCCGCCAAAGTACAAAACCGTCAATTACCGCCAGACTCCAAGCCCAGTCAGGATCAGTCGCCGGCAG ATGCAATCCCGGAGGACGGTTCAGCGGCCAGACCCAAGTCGGCGGGCGAGAAGCTGCTCCACAAGCTCAAGGAGCTGGGCAAGGCGCACCTCAAGGCCGGCGCCACACCGCCGCAGGACTCCAGAAAGCAGAACGACACGGAAgatgacgaggacgaggagggGGCGGAGGACGGCTCGGGAAGTGGTCAGCCCGAGGGCAGCGGTCAGGCGACGGATCCAGCCAAAGTGGAAGAGGGTTCCGGCGccaatggcaatggcaacaAGGCCCGGGCCAACTGCAAGCCGGAGGAGCTGAGCAAACTGAAAGCCCGTTGTGAAATGCTTCTGAGGAGCTGCATTGGAGGACTCTTGCTATCCATGTCGGATCAGGCCTTTAAGGAAATGGAAG AGGAAATGAACAAGGCGGTGTGCTGGTACCTAACCTGCGACCGCTACTGGGAAGACGGACCTCTGGAGCCGCGCGCCTTCCCCTGGGGCCTGATTGTCATCCTGATCTTTGTGCTCTCTACGGGGATATGCTTCTGCTACTACATCATCTGGATACTGTTCga CTCCGAAGAGACGACAATCAGTGCGAATCACTACCACTACGGACAGCATCAGGGCAGCCACAGCTCCGGTATCGGAGGCGGAGGGAGCATCTACATGCCCGGAGCCGGAGTGGGTCATCACTACCATGTGGACTATGCCACGCGGCACGACCTCGACCTGGACGCCGGCGGGATAGCTTctcaacaacaacagcagcagcagcagcagcagttgctCCAGGAGCAGCAGTACTAttaccaacagcagcagcagcagcagcaagtgcaacagcagcagcagcagcgggaCTTGTATCCGGAACAGGTGCAATATCTGCGACACAGTCCACGGCATTACATCGCCGATCAGCGTCCAGTGGCGGGATCGGGAGTGGTAGTGGGATCGGTTCCTGTGGGCACACCCACCCAAGGGGCCGTGCGCAGCAGCTCCTCCAACGCCAACACGCCATTGCACCATCGGCCTCATCCGGTGGGTCAGCATCCCCACCTGCAGCACCGTCACTCGACGAGCCTGGCCTACCCACAGGACATTTTAGACCGACGCGACTATACAAGTAGCTCGGGGGCACGATCCATGGCCACCAGTAGCACTGGTTCCGTAACGGTAACGGGAGTCACGGAGCCCCAGAGGCACTATAATACGCATCCGCGTCCTCTGGACACGAGGCATCGCCATGTGGGCTCCTCGCAGCAATCCCTACGTGCCTCCGCCTCCACGCACGAGATCGTGCAACAGGAGGCGGGTCTCGGTCAGAACGAGCACTACATCTATGTGACCTATCCGCCGGACCTCAAGAAGAGGTACTTTGAATAG
- the LOC108118640 gene encoding uncharacterized protein isoform X3 has translation MSPKYHHFEIALVYFLLLIPWPPTNVLRLLCSRDNSRLVRKIVRSKWTPILDKHQVKLPLECPLHPFRDVFAPRQDAKQRDRPTQWTCRKCGKSFYQEKHLDLHFDTRHKQIINEAEDSVCLADFCDIMRCEVFETEDASSLKFGDQHIVTDIEVWGDSLGQNSALAKANAAYLSLIPRTSTLGASRAAKVQNRQLPPDSKPSQDQSPAGERTPHPHTHSHFHHTRERATTTTANPLRLDAIPEDGSAARPKSAGEKLLHKLKELGKAHLKAGATPPQDSRKQNDTEDDEDEEGAEDGSGSGQPEGSGQATDPAKVEEGSGANGNGNKARANCKPEELSKLKARCEMLLRSCIGGLLLSMSDQAFKEMEEEMNKAVCWYLTCDRYWEDGPLEPRAFPWGLIVILIFVLSTGICFCYYIIWILFDHLFQLRRDDNQCESLPLRTASGQPQLRYRRRREHLHARSRSGSSLPCGLCHAARPRPGRRRDSFSTTTAAAAAAVAPGAAVLLPTAAAAAASATAAAAAGLVSGTGAISATQSTALHRRSASSGGIGSGSGIGSCGHTHPRGRAQQLLQRQHAIAPSASSGGSASPPAAPSLDEPGLPTGHFRPTRLYK, from the exons ATGTCGCCTAAATATCATCATTTCGAG ATTGCACTGGTCTACTTTCTGCTCCTGATACCATGGCCGCCGACGAATGTGCTGAGGTTGCTGTGTTCCCGAGATAACAGCCGGCTGGTGCGCAAAATAGTGCGCTCCAAATGGACACCAATATTGGACAAGCATCAG GTGAAGCTACCGCTGGAGTGTCCGCTGCATCCTTTCCGGGATGTTTTCGCCCCCAGACAGGATGCCAAGCAGCGGGATCGACCCACTCAGTGGACGTGCCGGAAATGTGGCAAGAGCTTCTATCAGGAGAAGCATCTGGATCTACATTTCGACACACGCCACAAGCAGATTATAAATGAG GCGGAGGATTCTGTTTGCCTGGCCGACTTCTGCGACATCATGCGCTGCGAGGTCTTCGAGACGGAGGATGCCTCGAGCCTGAAGTTCGGCGACCAGCACATCGTCACGGACATCGAGGTCTGGGGCGATTCCTTGGGACAAAATTCCGCCTTGGCCAAAGCGAATGCCGCCTACTTGAGCTTAATACCAAG AACTTCCACATTGGGTGCCTCGCGTGCCGCCAAAGTACAAAACCGTCAATTACCGCCAGACTCCAAGCCCAGTCAGGATCAGTCGCCGGCAGGTGAGCGAACCCCACATCCACACACCCATTCCCACTTCCACCATACCCGAGAGCGTGCAACCACCACCACAGCCAATCCGCTTCGCCTAGATGCAATCCCGGAGGACGGTTCAGCGGCCAGACCCAAGTCGGCGGGCGAGAAGCTGCTCCACAAGCTCAAGGAGCTGGGCAAGGCGCACCTCAAGGCCGGCGCCACACCGCCGCAGGACTCCAGAAAGCAGAACGACACGGAAgatgacgaggacgaggagggGGCGGAGGACGGCTCGGGAAGTGGTCAGCCCGAGGGCAGCGGTCAGGCGACGGATCCAGCCAAAGTGGAAGAGGGTTCCGGCGccaatggcaatggcaacaAGGCCCGGGCCAACTGCAAGCCGGAGGAGCTGAGCAAACTGAAAGCCCGTTGTGAAATGCTTCTGAGGAGCTGCATTGGAGGACTCTTGCTATCCATGTCGGATCAGGCCTTTAAGGAAATGGAAG AGGAAATGAACAAGGCGGTGTGCTGGTACCTAACCTGCGACCGCTACTGGGAAGACGGACCTCTGGAGCCGCGCGCCTTCCCCTGGGGCCTGATTGTCATCCTGATCTTTGTGCTCTCTACGGGGATATGCTTCTGCTACTACATCATCTGGATACTGTTCga TCATCTATTTCAGCTCCGAAGAGACGACAATCAGTGCGAATCACTACCACTACGGACAGCATCAGGGCAGCCACAGCTCCGGTATCGGAGGCGGAGGGAGCATCTACATGCCCGGAGCCGGAGTGGGTCATCACTACCATGTGGACTATGCCACGCGGCACGACCTCGACCTGGACGCCGGCGGGATAGCTTctcaacaacaacagcagcagcagcagcagcagttgctCCAGGAGCAGCAGTACTAttaccaacagcagcagcagcagcagcaagtgcaacagcagcagcagcagcgggaCTTGTATCCGGAACAGGTGCAATATCTGCGACACAGTCCACGGCATTACATCGCCGATCAGCGTCCAGTGGCGGGATCGGGAGTGGTAGTGGGATCGGTTCCTGTGGGCACACCCACCCAAGGGGCCGTGCGCAGCAGCTCCTCCAACGCCAACACGCCATTGCACCATCGGCCTCATCCGGTGGGTCAGCATCCCCACCTGCAGCACCGTCACTCGACGAGCCTGGCCTACCCACAGGACATTTTAGACCGACGCGACTATACAAGTAG